A stretch of Balaenoptera ricei isolate mBalRic1 chromosome 9, mBalRic1.hap2, whole genome shotgun sequence DNA encodes these proteins:
- the ZNF467 gene encoding zinc finger protein 467 isoform X1, with product MRETFEALRSLGLSVGQPEMAPQSEPGEESHNAQEQMSPPREERALGKCSGREAPRPEEGAHTEQAEAPCRGGRASAPRKAEPMGSCPGEEWMLRKVKVEEEVRQAEEEGEWPQRLSLLPSPFPAPDLGPLAAAYKLEPGAPGPLGGLALAGWVPASEKPYGCGECERRFRDQLTLRLHQRLHRGEGPCACPDCGRSFTQRAHMLVHERSHRGERPFPCSECGKRFSKKAHLTRHLRTHTGERPYPCAECGKRFSQKIHLGSHQKTHTGERPFPCPECEKRFRKKTHLIRHQRIHTGERPYQCAQCARSFTHKQHLVRHQRVHEAAGRAPSSPDAPFSPTSPAPSPTPSPPGPKPFSCSDCGLSFGWKKNLAMHQRLHRGEGRPFGCDECALGAAVDPAAATEPLACAPPGAPASQRSFLCPDCGRAFAHGQHLARHRRVHTGERPFACAQCGRRFGSRPNLVAHSRAHSGARPFACAQCGRRFSRKSHLGRHQAVHTGSRPHACAVCARSFSSKTNLVRHQAVHTGSRPFSCPQCGKSFSRKTHLARHQRIHGGAAAHPTSESDLLAPAWPTPTEGAASPLFF from the exons ATGAGAGAGACCTTCGAGGCCCTCAGGTCCCTGG GACTCTCTGTGGGACAGCCGGAGATGGCCCCCCAAAGTGAGCCTGGGGAAGAGTCCCATAATGCCCAGGAACAGATGTCCCCTCCCCGGGAAGAGAGAGCGCTGGGCAAATGCTCAG GGCGCGAGGCCCCCAGACCAGAGGAAGGTGCCCACACTGAACAAGCTGAAGCTCCCTGCAGAGGAGGCCGGGCATCTGCACCACGGAAGGCTGAGCCCATGGGCTCCTGCCCAG GGGAGGAGTGGATGCTTCGGAAGgtgaaggtggaggaggaggttCGGCAGGcggaagaggagggggaatggcCCCAGCGTCTGTCATTactccccagccccttccccgcACCTGACCTGGGGCCTCTGGCCGCCGCCTACAAGCTGGAGCCGGGGGCCCCAGGGCCACTGGGTGGGCTTGCGCTGGCGGGGTGGGTCCCGGCCTCGGAGAAGCCCTATGGCTGCGGGGAGTGTGAGCGCCGCTTCCGGGACCAGCTGACCCTGCGGCTGCACCAGCGGCTGCACCGCGGCGAGGGCCCTTGCGCCTGCCCGGACTGCGGCCGCAGCTTCACGCAGCGCGCGCACATGCTGGTGCACGAGCGCAGCCACCGCGGCGAGCGGCCCTTCCCGTGCTCCGAGTGCGGCAAGCGCTTCAGCAAGAAGGCCCACCTGACCCGCCACCTGCGCACGCACACGGGCGAGCGGCCCTACCCGTGCGCAGAGTGCGGCAAGCGCTTCAGCCAGAAGATACACCTGGGCTCCCACCAGAAGACGCACACGGGCGAGCGGCCCTTCCCCTGCCCCGAGTGCGAGAAGCGCTTTCGCAAGAAGACGCACCTGATCCGCCACCAGCGCATCCACACGGGCGAGAGGCCGTACCAGTGCGCGCAGTGTGCGCGCAGCTTCACGCACAAGCAACACCTGGTGCGGCACCAGAGGGTCCACGAGGCGGCCGGCCGCGCCCCGTCCTCCCCCGACGCGCCCTTCTCGCCCACGTCCCCTGCCCCGTCCCCGACTCCGTCCCCTCCCGGGCCTAAGCCTTTCTCCTGCTCCGACTGCGGCCTGAGCTTCGGCTGGAAGAAGAACCTCGCCATGCACCAGCGTCTGCACCGCGGCGAGGGGCGCCCTTTCGGGTGCGACGAGTGCGCACTGGGCGCCGCCGTGGACCCCGCCGCTGCCACCGAGCCCTTGGCCTGCGCGCCCCCGGGCGCTCCCGCGAGCCAGCGGTCCTTCCTCTGCCCGGACTGCGGGCGCGCCTTCGCCCACGGGCAGCACCTGGCGCGGCACCGGCGGGTGCACACGGGCGAACGGCCCTTCGCCTGCGCGCAGTGCGGCCGCCGCTTCGGCTCGCGGCCCAACCTGGTGGCCCACTCCAGGGCCCACAGCGGCGCCAGGCCCTTCGCCTGCGCGCAGTGCGGCCGCCGCTTCAGCCGCAAGTCGCACCTGGGCCGCCACCAGGCGGTGCACACAGGCAGTCGGCCCCACGCCTGTGCCGTGTGCGCCCGCAGCTTCAGCTCCAAAACCAACCTGGTCCGCCACCAGGCCGTCCACACGGGTTCCCGccccttctcctgccctcagtgcGGCAAGAGCTTCAGCCGCAAGACCCACCTGGCGCGACACCAGCGCATCCACGGCGGCGCCGCCGCCCACCCGACCTCCGAGTCTGACCTCTTGGCTCCCGCCTGGCCCACTCCCACCGAGGGGGCGGCATCCCCTCTCTTTTTCTGA
- the ZNF467 gene encoding zinc finger protein 467 isoform X2: MPRNRCPLPGKRERWANAQCQWGALSISDVCGILEVACSLPGREAPRPEEGAHTEQAEAPCRGGRASAPRKAEPMGSCPGEEWMLRKVKVEEEVRQAEEEGEWPQRLSLLPSPFPAPDLGPLAAAYKLEPGAPGPLGGLALAGWVPASEKPYGCGECERRFRDQLTLRLHQRLHRGEGPCACPDCGRSFTQRAHMLVHERSHRGERPFPCSECGKRFSKKAHLTRHLRTHTGERPYPCAECGKRFSQKIHLGSHQKTHTGERPFPCPECEKRFRKKTHLIRHQRIHTGERPYQCAQCARSFTHKQHLVRHQRVHEAAGRAPSSPDAPFSPTSPAPSPTPSPPGPKPFSCSDCGLSFGWKKNLAMHQRLHRGEGRPFGCDECALGAAVDPAAATEPLACAPPGAPASQRSFLCPDCGRAFAHGQHLARHRRVHTGERPFACAQCGRRFGSRPNLVAHSRAHSGARPFACAQCGRRFSRKSHLGRHQAVHTGSRPHACAVCARSFSSKTNLVRHQAVHTGSRPFSCPQCGKSFSRKTHLARHQRIHGGAAAHPTSESDLLAPAWPTPTEGAASPLFF; the protein is encoded by the exons ATGCCCAGGAACAGATGTCCCCTCCCCGGGAAGAGAGAGCGCTGGGCAAATGCTCAG TGCCAGTGGGGAGCTCTGTCCATCTCTGATGTCTGCGGCATCCTTGAGGTAGCCTGTTCTCTGCCAGGGCGCGAGGCCCCCAGACCAGAGGAAGGTGCCCACACTGAACAAGCTGAAGCTCCCTGCAGAGGAGGCCGGGCATCTGCACCACGGAAGGCTGAGCCCATGGGCTCCTGCCCAG GGGAGGAGTGGATGCTTCGGAAGgtgaaggtggaggaggaggttCGGCAGGcggaagaggagggggaatggcCCCAGCGTCTGTCATTactccccagccccttccccgcACCTGACCTGGGGCCTCTGGCCGCCGCCTACAAGCTGGAGCCGGGGGCCCCAGGGCCACTGGGTGGGCTTGCGCTGGCGGGGTGGGTCCCGGCCTCGGAGAAGCCCTATGGCTGCGGGGAGTGTGAGCGCCGCTTCCGGGACCAGCTGACCCTGCGGCTGCACCAGCGGCTGCACCGCGGCGAGGGCCCTTGCGCCTGCCCGGACTGCGGCCGCAGCTTCACGCAGCGCGCGCACATGCTGGTGCACGAGCGCAGCCACCGCGGCGAGCGGCCCTTCCCGTGCTCCGAGTGCGGCAAGCGCTTCAGCAAGAAGGCCCACCTGACCCGCCACCTGCGCACGCACACGGGCGAGCGGCCCTACCCGTGCGCAGAGTGCGGCAAGCGCTTCAGCCAGAAGATACACCTGGGCTCCCACCAGAAGACGCACACGGGCGAGCGGCCCTTCCCCTGCCCCGAGTGCGAGAAGCGCTTTCGCAAGAAGACGCACCTGATCCGCCACCAGCGCATCCACACGGGCGAGAGGCCGTACCAGTGCGCGCAGTGTGCGCGCAGCTTCACGCACAAGCAACACCTGGTGCGGCACCAGAGGGTCCACGAGGCGGCCGGCCGCGCCCCGTCCTCCCCCGACGCGCCCTTCTCGCCCACGTCCCCTGCCCCGTCCCCGACTCCGTCCCCTCCCGGGCCTAAGCCTTTCTCCTGCTCCGACTGCGGCCTGAGCTTCGGCTGGAAGAAGAACCTCGCCATGCACCAGCGTCTGCACCGCGGCGAGGGGCGCCCTTTCGGGTGCGACGAGTGCGCACTGGGCGCCGCCGTGGACCCCGCCGCTGCCACCGAGCCCTTGGCCTGCGCGCCCCCGGGCGCTCCCGCGAGCCAGCGGTCCTTCCTCTGCCCGGACTGCGGGCGCGCCTTCGCCCACGGGCAGCACCTGGCGCGGCACCGGCGGGTGCACACGGGCGAACGGCCCTTCGCCTGCGCGCAGTGCGGCCGCCGCTTCGGCTCGCGGCCCAACCTGGTGGCCCACTCCAGGGCCCACAGCGGCGCCAGGCCCTTCGCCTGCGCGCAGTGCGGCCGCCGCTTCAGCCGCAAGTCGCACCTGGGCCGCCACCAGGCGGTGCACACAGGCAGTCGGCCCCACGCCTGTGCCGTGTGCGCCCGCAGCTTCAGCTCCAAAACCAACCTGGTCCGCCACCAGGCCGTCCACACGGGTTCCCGccccttctcctgccctcagtgcGGCAAGAGCTTCAGCCGCAAGACCCACCTGGCGCGACACCAGCGCATCCACGGCGGCGCCGCCGCCCACCCGACCTCCGAGTCTGACCTCTTGGCTCCCGCCTGGCCCACTCCCACCGAGGGGGCGGCATCCCCTCTCTTTTTCTGA
- the ZNF467 gene encoding zinc finger protein 467 isoform X3: MGSCPGEEWMLRKVKVEEEVRQAEEEGEWPQRLSLLPSPFPAPDLGPLAAAYKLEPGAPGPLGGLALAGWVPASEKPYGCGECERRFRDQLTLRLHQRLHRGEGPCACPDCGRSFTQRAHMLVHERSHRGERPFPCSECGKRFSKKAHLTRHLRTHTGERPYPCAECGKRFSQKIHLGSHQKTHTGERPFPCPECEKRFRKKTHLIRHQRIHTGERPYQCAQCARSFTHKQHLVRHQRVHEAAGRAPSSPDAPFSPTSPAPSPTPSPPGPKPFSCSDCGLSFGWKKNLAMHQRLHRGEGRPFGCDECALGAAVDPAAATEPLACAPPGAPASQRSFLCPDCGRAFAHGQHLARHRRVHTGERPFACAQCGRRFGSRPNLVAHSRAHSGARPFACAQCGRRFSRKSHLGRHQAVHTGSRPHACAVCARSFSSKTNLVRHQAVHTGSRPFSCPQCGKSFSRKTHLARHQRIHGGAAAHPTSESDLLAPAWPTPTEGAASPLFF; the protein is encoded by the exons ATGGGCTCCTGCCCAG GGGAGGAGTGGATGCTTCGGAAGgtgaaggtggaggaggaggttCGGCAGGcggaagaggagggggaatggcCCCAGCGTCTGTCATTactccccagccccttccccgcACCTGACCTGGGGCCTCTGGCCGCCGCCTACAAGCTGGAGCCGGGGGCCCCAGGGCCACTGGGTGGGCTTGCGCTGGCGGGGTGGGTCCCGGCCTCGGAGAAGCCCTATGGCTGCGGGGAGTGTGAGCGCCGCTTCCGGGACCAGCTGACCCTGCGGCTGCACCAGCGGCTGCACCGCGGCGAGGGCCCTTGCGCCTGCCCGGACTGCGGCCGCAGCTTCACGCAGCGCGCGCACATGCTGGTGCACGAGCGCAGCCACCGCGGCGAGCGGCCCTTCCCGTGCTCCGAGTGCGGCAAGCGCTTCAGCAAGAAGGCCCACCTGACCCGCCACCTGCGCACGCACACGGGCGAGCGGCCCTACCCGTGCGCAGAGTGCGGCAAGCGCTTCAGCCAGAAGATACACCTGGGCTCCCACCAGAAGACGCACACGGGCGAGCGGCCCTTCCCCTGCCCCGAGTGCGAGAAGCGCTTTCGCAAGAAGACGCACCTGATCCGCCACCAGCGCATCCACACGGGCGAGAGGCCGTACCAGTGCGCGCAGTGTGCGCGCAGCTTCACGCACAAGCAACACCTGGTGCGGCACCAGAGGGTCCACGAGGCGGCCGGCCGCGCCCCGTCCTCCCCCGACGCGCCCTTCTCGCCCACGTCCCCTGCCCCGTCCCCGACTCCGTCCCCTCCCGGGCCTAAGCCTTTCTCCTGCTCCGACTGCGGCCTGAGCTTCGGCTGGAAGAAGAACCTCGCCATGCACCAGCGTCTGCACCGCGGCGAGGGGCGCCCTTTCGGGTGCGACGAGTGCGCACTGGGCGCCGCCGTGGACCCCGCCGCTGCCACCGAGCCCTTGGCCTGCGCGCCCCCGGGCGCTCCCGCGAGCCAGCGGTCCTTCCTCTGCCCGGACTGCGGGCGCGCCTTCGCCCACGGGCAGCACCTGGCGCGGCACCGGCGGGTGCACACGGGCGAACGGCCCTTCGCCTGCGCGCAGTGCGGCCGCCGCTTCGGCTCGCGGCCCAACCTGGTGGCCCACTCCAGGGCCCACAGCGGCGCCAGGCCCTTCGCCTGCGCGCAGTGCGGCCGCCGCTTCAGCCGCAAGTCGCACCTGGGCCGCCACCAGGCGGTGCACACAGGCAGTCGGCCCCACGCCTGTGCCGTGTGCGCCCGCAGCTTCAGCTCCAAAACCAACCTGGTCCGCCACCAGGCCGTCCACACGGGTTCCCGccccttctcctgccctcagtgcGGCAAGAGCTTCAGCCGCAAGACCCACCTGGCGCGACACCAGCGCATCCACGGCGGCGCCGCCGCCCACCCGACCTCCGAGTCTGACCTCTTGGCTCCCGCCTGGCCCACTCCCACCGAGGGGGCGGCATCCCCTCTCTTTTTCTGA